The Micropterus dolomieu isolate WLL.071019.BEF.003 ecotype Adirondacks linkage group LG22, ASM2129224v1, whole genome shotgun sequence genome contains a region encoding:
- the LOC123961725 gene encoding leucine-rich repeat-containing protein 10B: protein MGNSSRKGGGDEEDEGGKDGEEVEITEKKKEEEEVEEELPLGVEELFESGDPVLDLSYRKFKRLPSRVCGLMHLEKLYVCGNRLRTLPDSISQLQGLRILALDFNKMEEVPQAVCQLTNLTRLYLGSNRLMNLPPELSNLQSLRCLWVESNYFQRFPRELYDLPHLKSLQMGDNRLKTLPPDLCRMTALRGLWLYANRFEIFPKVLLHMEGLEILDMDRNKISEFPSLKRLRAMRLFSYDHNPVKAPPKVGDEVLVVGEGAAEFLEVREARKERLRKAAEKEAEELALAGEEPVIHGILKNSSSNSKQATNGDVATLGDTDVKEEAKEEEEEGEEEDVELPVTEYDGAELEYDEQGVEYETEELIYEGDGFEYEGEELQYERAQMDYEYEELEDTGRQDEGA from the coding sequence ATGGGCAACTCCTCCAGGAAGGGAGGGGGAGACGAAGAAGATGAGGGGGGCAAGGATGGCGAGGAGGTGGAAatcacagagaagaagaaagaagaggaggaggtggaggaagagctTCCGCTGGGGGTGGAGGAGTTGTTTGAGAGTGGGGATCCCGTGCTGGACTTGAGCTACCGTAAATTCAAGCGGTTGCCTTCACGTGTTTGTGGACTGATGCATCTGGAGAAGCTGTATGTCTGTGGGAACAGGCTGCGCACTCTGCCGGACAGCATCTCCCAGCTGCAAGGTCTGCGGATACTCGCCCTCGACTTCAACAAGATGGAGGAAGTTCCTCAGGCCGTCTGCCAGCTCACCAACCTCACTCGCCTGTACCTGGGCAGCAACCGGCTGATGAACCTCCCGCCTGAGCTGAGTAACCTGCAGAGTCTGCGCTGCCTGTGGGTGGAGAGCAACTACTTCCAGAGATTTCCACGGGAGCTCTATGACCTGCCCCACCTTAAGTCCCTGCAGATGGGGGACAACCGGCTAAAGACGCTGCCCCCTGACCTCTGCCGCATGACGGCTTTAAGGGGATTGTGGCTCTACGCAAACCGCTTTGAAATCTTCCCCAAAGTCCTGCTGCACATGGAGGGCTTGGAGATACTAGACATGGACCGCAACAAGATATCAGAGTTTCCCAGCCTGAAGCGTCTCCGAGCCATGCGCCTGTTCTCCTACGACCACAACCCAGTGAAAGCCCCTCCAAAAGTTGGCGATGAGGTGCTTGTTGTTGGGGAGGGTGCTGCGGAGTTCTTGGAGGTGCGTGAGGCCAGGAAGGAGAGACTACGAAAGGCCGCGGAGAAAGAGGCCGAGGAGTTGGCTCTGGCAGGAGAGGAGCCAGTGATTCACGGCATCCTGAAGAACAGCAGCTCCAACTCAAAACAAGCAACAAACGGAGATGTGGCAACTTTAGGGGACACGGATGTTAAGGAAGaagcaaaggaggaagaggaggagggggaagaggaggatgtgGAGCTGCCAGTCACTGAGTATGACGGAGCTGAGCTAGAATATGACGAGCAGGGGGTTGAATATGAGACAGAGGAGCTGATATATGAGGGAGATGGTTTTGAATATGAGGGAGAGGAGCTTCAGTATGAAAGAGCTCAAATGGACTATGAGTATGAGGAACTGGAAGACACGGGGAGGCAAGATGAAGGGGCATGA